From the genome of Rhizobium binae, one region includes:
- a CDS encoding DHA2 family efflux MFS transporter permease subunit, protein MNNAPASPATPVANRGAITACVILAVIMQALDTTIANVALPYIQGSVSASADQINWVLTSYIVAAAIMTPPSGFLAAKFGRKRVLLVAIAGFVGASVLCGLAQSLNQIVAFRLLQGLFGASLVPLSQGILLDIYTVEERGSAMALFGVSVMVGPVLGPVIGGWLTDNISWRWVFYINVPIGALAFMGIVVFVTETKRDLLAKLDWFGFGMMSLGIAALQLFLDRGEQLDWFSSGEIMLEALICAAAFYLLIVHTLTAEKSFVNPKLFLDQNFSVSMIFIFVIGITYLASLALMTPYLQTLMGYPVITAGIVMGPRGLGTMLCMFIVGRLIGKVDTRWLLVLGLGLTAWAMYDMTGWTPDVSQWTIVSVGFIQGAGLGFLFVPLTTIAFATLPAHMRGDGTGLYNLSRNIGSSVGISIVSTLIVENTQSNHESIAAYVTPFNHAFNAVAAQGLSPLTAAGRASLNEIITLQSTIIAYMDDFKLLMLMSLAVIPLVLLLRKPKAAPAVDHSAVME, encoded by the coding sequence ATGAATAACGCTCCCGCATCTCCGGCAACCCCGGTTGCCAATCGCGGTGCGATTACCGCCTGCGTCATTCTCGCCGTGATCATGCAGGCGCTGGATACGACGATCGCCAACGTGGCGCTGCCCTATATTCAGGGCAGCGTGTCAGCCTCCGCCGACCAGATCAACTGGGTGCTGACCTCCTACATCGTCGCAGCGGCGATCATGACGCCGCCATCGGGGTTCCTGGCCGCCAAGTTCGGCCGAAAGCGCGTGTTGCTCGTCGCCATCGCCGGCTTCGTCGGCGCCTCGGTGCTCTGCGGTCTGGCGCAATCGCTGAACCAGATCGTCGCCTTCCGCCTGTTGCAGGGCCTGTTCGGCGCATCGCTGGTCCCCCTTTCGCAAGGCATTCTCCTCGACATCTATACAGTCGAGGAGCGCGGCTCGGCCATGGCCCTCTTCGGCGTCTCGGTCATGGTCGGGCCGGTCCTTGGACCCGTCATCGGCGGCTGGCTGACCGACAATATCAGCTGGCGCTGGGTGTTCTACATCAACGTGCCGATCGGGGCGCTCGCCTTCATGGGCATCGTCGTCTTCGTCACCGAGACAAAGCGGGATCTGCTCGCCAAGCTGGACTGGTTCGGCTTCGGGATGATGAGCCTCGGTATCGCCGCGCTGCAGCTTTTCCTCGACCGCGGCGAACAGCTCGACTGGTTCTCCTCGGGCGAAATCATGCTAGAGGCGCTGATCTGCGCTGCCGCTTTCTATCTCCTGATCGTGCACACGCTGACGGCGGAGAAATCCTTCGTCAATCCGAAGCTGTTTCTCGACCAGAACTTCAGCGTCAGCATGATTTTCATCTTCGTGATCGGCATCACCTATCTCGCTTCGCTGGCGCTGATGACGCCCTATCTGCAGACGCTGATGGGCTATCCCGTCATCACCGCCGGCATCGTCATGGGGCCGCGCGGCCTCGGCACCATGCTCTGCATGTTCATCGTCGGGCGGCTGATCGGCAAGGTCGATACACGCTGGCTGCTGGTTCTCGGGCTTGGGCTTACCGCCTGGGCGATGTACGACATGACGGGTTGGACGCCCGACGTCTCGCAATGGACGATCGTCTCGGTCGGCTTCATCCAGGGTGCGGGCCTCGGCTTCCTCTTCGTGCCGCTGACGACGATCGCCTTCGCCACGCTGCCCGCCCATATGCGCGGCGACGGCACCGGTCTCTACAATCTGTCGCGCAATATTGGCTCGTCCGTGGGCATCTCGATCGTCTCGACGCTGATCGTCGAGAACACGCAGAGCAATCATGAATCGATCGCAGCCTATGTGACGCCGTTCAACCACGCCTTCAACGCGGTGGCGGCGCAGGGGCTCAGCCCGCTGACGGCGGCCGGGCGCGCCTCGCTCAACGAGATCATCACGCTGCAATCGACGATCATCGCCTATATGGACGATTTCAAGCTGTTGATGCTGATGTCGCTGGCGGTCATCCCGTTGGTGCTTCTGCTGCGCAAGCCGAAGGCGGCGCCTGCGGTCGATCATAGCGCCGTCATGGAATAA
- a CDS encoding MarR family winged helix-turn-helix transcriptional regulator: MNATPTLGFLLHDVARLLRKRFEQRAKCLGLTRSQWQTLAYLSNNEGIHQSGLAEILEIEPITLVRILDKLAERGLIERRQHPTDRRIWLLYMREEAHPLLAEMRELGDVTRAEALEGVAAEQREQLYQILSAMKTNLVQACRTPVEENETNDG, encoded by the coding sequence ATGAACGCTACGCCGACACTCGGTTTCCTTCTCCACGACGTCGCACGGCTGCTGCGCAAGCGGTTCGAGCAACGGGCGAAGTGCCTTGGGCTGACGCGTTCGCAATGGCAGACGCTTGCCTATCTCTCGAACAATGAGGGTATTCATCAGAGCGGTCTGGCCGAAATCCTGGAAATCGAGCCGATCACGCTGGTTCGCATCCTCGACAAGCTCGCGGAGCGCGGGCTGATCGAGCGCCGTCAGCATCCGACCGATCGGCGCATCTGGCTGCTCTACATGCGCGAGGAGGCGCATCCGCTGCTCGCCGAAATGCGCGAGCTGGGCGATGTGACCCGAGCCGAGGCACTCGAAGGCGTCGCCGCCGAGCAGCGCGAGCAGCTTTACCAGATCCTATCCGCAATGAAGACGAACCTGGTGCAGGCTTGCCGAACACCAGTTGAAGAAAATGAGACGAACGATGGCTGA
- a CDS encoding cation:proton antiporter codes for MAFFESMLTLLLVAIVFLQFSRKFRIPYPTMLAIAGIIVAAFPWAPNVAIDPQLALALLIAPVLFDAAYDLPPRTLKRNWLPLVSLAGIAVILTAAAVAAVGMTIAGLPLAVAIALGAIVAPPDAVAATAMLDRFDLPRQTYVILKGESLLNDAVALLIFSAAVTAVANPAFFTGALAELTLAVPGGIILGYLLGRLYMIVGLKLAGTLGGTLLEFVATFGTWLIAERLHLSAILAIVVYAMVIARYMPERQTARHRIHSYSVWEAAVFLLNVLAFLLMGLQVRQIVLDLEPGRLNFAINLAIAVFITVIAVRLAWVLLYNRVVTILAARGYTRQAAPSFATSVIAGWCGMRGLVTLATALALPIDFPDRDIILLSAIAVVLGTLVVQGLTLGPLIRLLNFDPDTSLDRDLTRTRIALIDAALTELEGEDKTTRILRDVYTSEREIAADGKHPREVSKLDKQRRGVIVAKRRKLAAMRHSDEIDDDVFHILEQELDWAELAVLPPGRDEIVES; via the coding sequence ATGGCGTTCTTCGAAAGCATGCTGACGCTGCTGCTGGTGGCGATCGTCTTCCTGCAATTCTCCAGGAAATTCCGCATCCCCTATCCGACCATGCTGGCGATTGCTGGCATCATCGTCGCCGCCTTCCCCTGGGCGCCCAATGTCGCAATTGATCCGCAGCTTGCCTTGGCGCTCTTGATCGCGCCCGTGCTTTTCGACGCGGCCTATGATCTGCCGCCGCGTACATTGAAGCGGAACTGGCTGCCGCTCGTCTCGCTCGCCGGCATCGCCGTGATCCTCACGGCCGCAGCCGTCGCCGCCGTCGGCATGACGATCGCCGGCCTGCCGCTTGCCGTAGCCATAGCACTCGGCGCCATCGTCGCGCCGCCGGATGCGGTGGCGGCGACAGCCATGCTCGACCGCTTCGATCTGCCGCGCCAGACCTATGTGATCCTGAAAGGCGAGAGCCTGCTGAACGATGCCGTGGCACTCCTGATTTTCAGCGCCGCGGTTACTGCCGTCGCAAATCCCGCCTTCTTCACCGGCGCCCTGGCAGAACTCACGCTGGCGGTGCCGGGCGGCATCATCCTCGGCTATCTCCTCGGCCGCCTCTACATGATCGTCGGCCTGAAGCTCGCCGGCACGCTGGGCGGCACCCTGCTCGAATTCGTCGCCACCTTCGGCACATGGCTCATCGCCGAGCGGCTGCATCTATCGGCCATCCTGGCGATCGTCGTCTATGCGATGGTGATTGCCCGCTACATGCCCGAGCGCCAGACGGCACGCCACCGCATTCATTCCTATTCTGTCTGGGAAGCCGCCGTCTTCCTGCTCAACGTACTCGCCTTCCTGCTGATGGGCCTCCAGGTCCGTCAGATCGTTCTCGATCTTGAACCGGGCCGCCTGAATTTCGCAATTAACCTGGCCATCGCGGTCTTCATCACCGTCATCGCCGTCCGTCTGGCCTGGGTGCTTCTCTACAACCGCGTGGTCACCATCCTCGCCGCACGCGGATATACGAGACAGGCCGCCCCCTCTTTCGCCACGAGTGTCATCGCCGGCTGGTGCGGCATGCGCGGCCTCGTCACATTGGCGACGGCGCTCGCCTTGCCGATCGACTTTCCCGATCGCGACATCATCCTGCTTAGCGCGATTGCCGTCGTCCTCGGCACCCTCGTCGTCCAGGGGCTGACGCTCGGGCCGCTGATCCGCCTTCTCAATTTTGACCCGGACACGTCATTGGACCGCGACCTCACCCGAACACGCATCGCCCTCATCGATGCGGCGCTCACCGAGCTTGAGGGCGAGGACAAAACCACCCGCATCCTGCGCGACGTCTATACCTCGGAGCGCGAAATCGCCGCGGACGGCAAACACCCGCGCGAAGTCAGCAAGCTGGATAAGCAGCGCCGCGGCGTCATCGTTGCGAAACGCCGCAAACTGGCCGCAATGCGCCACAGCGACGAGATCGACGACGATGTCTTCCACATCCTGGAGCAGGAGCTCGACTGGGCAGAGCTCGCCGTCCTGCCGCCCGGTCGCGACGAGATCGTCGAGAGTTGA
- a CDS encoding DNA-3-methyladenine glycosylase has product MLSASAMTDGGTKASAIGADALTGESLKAFFERDAITVARALLGCHLTVDGAGGRITETEAYFPDDEASHSFRGPTKRNGAMFGGPGNVYIYRIYGMYWCLNFVCHAGSAVLIRALEPETGIPLMTERRGTDMLTALCSGPGKLCQALGIDIEINDRLLDRPPYALTPSAPVPIVSGKRIGITKNADVPWRFGIQGSRYLSKPFR; this is encoded by the coding sequence ATGTTATCTGCGTCGGCCATGACCGATGGTGGAACGAAAGCCAGCGCAATCGGCGCCGATGCGCTCACCGGTGAAAGCCTCAAGGCGTTTTTCGAGCGCGACGCGATCACTGTTGCCCGCGCTCTGCTCGGCTGCCATCTCACAGTCGACGGGGCCGGCGGCCGCATCACTGAGACCGAAGCCTATTTCCCCGATGACGAGGCCTCGCACAGCTTCCGCGGCCCGACCAAGCGCAACGGCGCCATGTTCGGCGGCCCGGGCAATGTCTACATCTACCGCATCTACGGCATGTACTGGTGCCTGAACTTCGTCTGTCACGCAGGTTCAGCCGTGTTGATCCGGGCGCTCGAGCCGGAAACCGGAATCCCTTTGATGACGGAGCGGCGCGGCACCGATATGCTGACGGCGCTCTGCAGCGGTCCCGGTAAACTCTGCCAGGCGCTCGGCATCGACATCGAGATCAACGACAGGCTGCTCGACCGCCCTCCCTATGCGCTGACGCCCTCAGCTCCGGTGCCGATCGTTTCGGGAAAGCGCATCGGCATCACGAAAAATGCCGATGTGCCATGGCGCTTCGGCATTCAGGGATCACGTTATCTCAGCAAGCCGTTTCGCTGA
- a CDS encoding HlyD family secretion protein: protein MADQPNLRVVADANAKTSKENQVKQQETVAEASSSSSAPAAAVAAPGGNKVRRRRSLTRPVLFALLPVALVVGGYYYVNGGQVMSTDNAYIQADMVGVTTDVSGIVDQINVHENEAVKAGQVLFSLKSDSFRIALDGAKAQLGAQRNQIMNLKASYQQSLAEITQSQADLPYYQDQFDRQQSLVNNGSATQSAYDEAKHNLEAARQKVAVAKAEAATTLAQLGGSADQPVEQNPLYLQAKSQVDNAQRELDHSVVKAPFAGIVTNVNALQVGSYLQASQQAFSLVATDHLWIAASPKETELTYVKPGQTADIYVDTYPGVTWKGKVESISPASGSSFSLLPAQNTTGNWVKVVQRIPMRVSIEHTESKPPLRVGMSTVVDVDTGHARGLPDFVNKLLGRSQVGDDE from the coding sequence ATGGCTGATCAACCCAACCTCCGCGTCGTTGCCGACGCCAATGCCAAGACATCTAAAGAAAACCAAGTCAAACAGCAGGAAACGGTAGCCGAAGCGTCTTCATCCAGTTCAGCGCCGGCTGCCGCCGTGGCTGCGCCCGGCGGCAACAAGGTCCGCCGCCGGCGCAGTCTCACGCGGCCCGTGCTTTTCGCCCTGCTGCCGGTGGCGCTCGTCGTCGGCGGTTATTATTACGTCAATGGCGGCCAGGTGATGTCGACCGACAATGCCTATATCCAGGCCGATATGGTCGGGGTCACCACCGATGTCTCGGGCATCGTCGATCAGATCAACGTGCATGAGAACGAGGCGGTCAAGGCGGGGCAGGTGCTCTTCAGCCTCAAATCGGATTCCTTCAGGATCGCGCTCGACGGCGCCAAGGCGCAACTCGGCGCGCAGCGCAACCAGATCATGAACCTCAAGGCGAGCTATCAGCAGTCGCTCGCCGAGATTACCCAGTCGCAAGCCGATCTGCCCTATTACCAGGATCAGTTCGACCGGCAGCAGAGCCTGGTCAACAACGGCAGCGCGACCCAATCCGCCTATGACGAGGCCAAGCACAATCTCGAGGCCGCGCGGCAGAAGGTTGCGGTCGCCAAGGCGGAGGCCGCAACGACGCTCGCCCAGCTCGGCGGCAGTGCTGACCAGCCGGTCGAGCAAAACCCGCTCTATCTGCAGGCGAAGTCACAGGTCGACAATGCGCAACGCGAGCTTGACCACAGCGTCGTCAAGGCGCCGTTCGCCGGCATCGTCACCAATGTCAACGCTTTGCAGGTGGGCTCCTATCTGCAGGCGTCGCAGCAGGCCTTCTCGCTCGTCGCTACCGACCATCTGTGGATCGCCGCCAGCCCGAAGGAAACCGAGCTGACCTATGTCAAACCAGGCCAGACGGCGGACATCTACGTCGATACCTATCCCGGCGTGACGTGGAAGGGCAAGGTCGAGAGCATCAGCCCGGCCTCCGGCTCCAGCTTCTCGCTGCTGCCGGCGCAGAACACCACCGGCAACTGGGTGAAGGTCGTGCAGCGGATTCCGATGCGCGTCAGCATCGAGCATACCGAGAGCAAGCCGCCGCTTCGCGTCGGCATGAGCACGGTGGTCGATGTCGATACCGGCCATGCCCGCGGCCTGCCCGACTTCGTCAACAAGCTTCTGGGCCGGTCTCAGGTCGGGGATGATGAATAA
- a CDS encoding efflux RND transporter periplasmic adaptor subunit — MTDMLRRILAFGSIAILMPLAAMAQGAPAAPPPVTVAKPVVRDVIDNDEFIGRFQPVDEVAVRSRVGGYLQEVHFEDGALVKQGDLLFVIDQRPFITALNQAKAALEASQSALVFADAQYKRAQSLASSGSQSAQTLDDRRREFDSAQANVRGAQAAADRAALDMEYTEIRAPLSGRIDRRLISTGNLVQANQTVLTTIVSLDPIDFYFDVDERRLLNFAATARKQGEDLQLGGGGVDVSVTISDPTAKPFKGKLDFAENRVDNESGTIRIRARLPNPDLVLQPGLFGRVQVAASNTYKAILVPDEAIGSDQNERVVYVVDAQGKVTTKPVRPGPRLYGYRVIREGLDGTETIIVNGLMRARPGSTITPQMTELPQERQDTAPEAASAENGQ, encoded by the coding sequence ATGACGGACATGCTTCGACGGATATTGGCGTTTGGCTCCATCGCAATACTCATGCCCCTGGCCGCGATGGCGCAGGGCGCTCCGGCCGCCCCTCCTCCCGTCACTGTCGCAAAACCAGTGGTGCGCGATGTCATCGACAATGACGAATTCATCGGCCGTTTCCAGCCGGTCGACGAGGTCGCCGTCCGTTCGCGCGTCGGCGGCTATCTGCAGGAGGTCCATTTCGAAGACGGCGCATTGGTGAAGCAGGGAGACCTGCTCTTCGTCATCGACCAGCGTCCCTTCATAACCGCGCTCAACCAGGCAAAGGCCGCCCTCGAAGCGTCGCAGTCCGCCCTGGTCTTTGCCGATGCGCAATACAAACGCGCCCAGTCGCTCGCATCGAGCGGCAGCCAGTCCGCACAGACGCTCGACGATCGCCGCCGCGAATTCGATTCCGCCCAGGCGAATGTGCGAGGCGCCCAGGCCGCGGCCGACCGTGCCGCTCTCGACATGGAATATACGGAGATCAGGGCGCCGCTCAGCGGCCGCATCGACCGTCGCCTGATTTCCACCGGCAATCTCGTGCAGGCCAACCAGACTGTGCTCACCACCATCGTTTCGCTTGATCCGATCGATTTCTATTTCGACGTCGACGAACGCCGCCTGCTGAATTTTGCCGCAACCGCGCGTAAGCAGGGCGAGGATCTTCAACTGGGCGGCGGCGGCGTGGACGTTTCCGTCACGATCTCGGACCCCACGGCCAAGCCCTTCAAGGGAAAACTCGACTTCGCCGAAAACCGCGTCGACAACGAGAGCGGCACCATCCGCATCCGCGCCCGCCTCCCAAATCCTGATCTTGTCCTTCAGCCTGGTCTCTTCGGCCGCGTCCAGGTCGCAGCCTCAAACACCTATAAGGCTATCCTCGTGCCCGACGAGGCAATCGGCTCGGACCAGAATGAACGCGTCGTCTATGTCGTCGATGCGCAAGGAAAGGTTACGACAAAGCCCGTGCGGCCCGGCCCGCGGCTCTACGGCTATCGCGTGATCCGCGAGGGCCTCGACGGCACGGAGACGATCATCGTCAATGGCCTGATGCGCGCAAGGCCAGGTTCGACGATCACGCCTCAGATGACCGAACTGCCGCAGGAGCGGCAGGACACTGCGCCGGAAGCCGCCAGCGCGGAGAACGGACAATGA
- a CDS encoding efflux RND transporter permease subunit yields the protein MRFAHFFVDRPIFAAVISIVFLVVGGIAYTQLPVSQYPEIAPPTIVVRTSYPGADPQTIADTVSTPLEQQINGVEDMLYMSSYSSADGAMSLTITFKLGTDLDKVQVLVQNRVSIALPRLPEEVQRLGVTTDKSSPDLMMVVHLLSPSHRYDQLYVSNYARNRIRDVLVRLDGVGDVQIFGERQYSMRIWLDPEKLSAYGMTSDDVVSALRDQNVQVSGGKIGAPPVTGKNAFEYTVRTDGRFSDVREFRYVIVKSTGAGRLVQLQDVARIELGAQDYVTNSYLNNDPAVALGIFARPGTNALDTAHQVQTLMKDISQNFPPGLEYRIVYDTTEFISDSINEVYRTIAEAAILVAIVVLVFLQSWRTAIIPIVAIPVSLIGTFAILLAFGFSLNMLTLFGLVLAIGIVVDDAIVVVENVERNLARGMTAKQASHVTMDEVGTAVVAISLVLIAVFVPTAFIPGITGQFYRQFAVTISVTTAISALNSLTLSPALAGILLKPHDHETKRTNIATQLGRGLANGFNRGFDRMSSGYSWIVRHLVSSWVGLTCAMLAFVALLGATWYMGNRVPSGFIPTMDQGYAIIVVQLPDGASLARTDAVVKQVGDIARTVPGVGNAVQFAGFSGATFTNASNAGVVFVPFKSFAEREEGGENANKIIGELYGKLQAIQEAFIIAIPPPSVRGVGNSGGFKMQISDLENPDMTRVLGLARQMMGAAATTEGLTGVFTTFSDASPQYFLSIDRDKARFLNVPIPNIFNALSINLGVAYVNDFNAFGRVYQVRAQADRQYRMDKEDILALKVRSASGALVPLGTLMDIQDSSGPALVQRYNMYVSVPLQGNPTPGTSTGDAIKKMEALAAKILPPGTTFEWTELAYQETHTGNTAIYIFALSVIFVFLALAAQYESWVLPLAIILIVPLAVLAALIGVSLRGMDNNVLTQIGLIVLIGLAAKNAILIVEFARQAEEEGKSPVEAAIEASHLRLRPILMTAFAFIFGVLPLAIATGPGAEMRQSLGTAVFSGMLGVTLFGLFLTPVFYVVLRGWRRKRSVERPVEAVPTERETA from the coding sequence ATGAGATTTGCGCACTTCTTCGTGGACCGGCCGATCTTTGCGGCCGTCATCTCCATCGTCTTTCTCGTCGTCGGCGGCATTGCCTATACGCAGCTGCCGGTTTCCCAATATCCGGAGATCGCGCCCCCGACCATCGTCGTGCGCACCTCCTATCCGGGCGCCGACCCGCAGACCATCGCCGACACGGTTTCGACGCCGCTCGAACAACAGATCAACGGCGTCGAAGACATGCTTTACATGTCTTCCTATTCGAGCGCCGACGGCGCCATGTCGCTGACGATCACCTTCAAGCTCGGCACCGATCTCGACAAGGTGCAGGTGCTTGTCCAGAACCGCGTTTCCATCGCGCTGCCCCGTCTTCCCGAGGAGGTCCAGCGGCTCGGCGTGACCACGGACAAGAGTTCGCCCGATCTGATGATGGTGGTGCACCTCCTGTCGCCGTCGCACCGCTACGACCAGCTCTACGTCTCGAACTACGCCCGCAACCGCATCCGCGACGTGCTCGTCCGCCTCGACGGCGTCGGCGACGTGCAGATCTTCGGCGAGCGCCAGTATTCGATGCGAATCTGGCTCGATCCGGAAAAGCTCTCCGCCTACGGCATGACATCGGACGACGTCGTCTCCGCCCTGAGGGACCAGAACGTTCAGGTCTCGGGCGGCAAGATCGGCGCGCCGCCGGTGACAGGGAAGAACGCCTTTGAATATACGGTGCGCACTGACGGGCGCTTCTCCGACGTACGCGAATTCCGCTACGTCATCGTCAAATCGACGGGTGCGGGCCGGCTCGTGCAGTTGCAGGATGTCGCTCGCATCGAACTTGGCGCCCAGGATTACGTCACCAACAGCTATCTCAACAACGACCCCGCGGTTGCGCTTGGCATTTTCGCTAGGCCGGGAACCAACGCTCTCGACACGGCGCATCAGGTCCAGACCCTGATGAAGGACATTTCGCAGAATTTTCCGCCGGGCCTGGAATATCGCATTGTTTACGACACGACCGAATTCATCTCGGATTCGATCAATGAGGTCTACCGGACCATTGCCGAGGCGGCGATCCTGGTGGCGATCGTGGTGCTCGTCTTCCTGCAATCCTGGCGAACGGCGATCATCCCGATCGTCGCCATCCCGGTATCGCTGATCGGCACATTCGCTATTCTGCTCGCTTTCGGCTTTTCGCTCAACATGCTGACGCTCTTCGGCCTCGTGCTGGCGATCGGCATCGTGGTCGACGATGCGATTGTCGTTGTCGAAAACGTCGAGCGCAATCTGGCGCGCGGCATGACGGCCAAGCAGGCTTCCCACGTCACCATGGACGAAGTCGGCACCGCCGTCGTGGCCATCTCGCTGGTGCTGATCGCCGTGTTCGTGCCGACGGCCTTCATCCCTGGAATCACGGGCCAGTTCTACAGGCAGTTCGCGGTCACGATCTCCGTCACCACAGCAATATCCGCTTTAAACTCCCTGACGCTTTCGCCCGCCCTTGCCGGCATATTGCTGAAACCCCACGACCACGAAACCAAGCGCACGAATATCGCCACGCAGCTTGGACGAGGTCTCGCGAACGGCTTCAATCGTGGCTTCGACAGGATGAGCTCCGGCTATTCGTGGATTGTCCGGCATCTCGTCAGCAGTTGGGTGGGCTTGACCTGCGCGATGCTCGCCTTCGTCGCGCTCCTGGGCGCCACCTGGTACATGGGCAACCGCGTTCCCTCGGGCTTCATCCCGACCATGGATCAGGGTTATGCGATCATCGTCGTGCAGCTTCCCGATGGCGCTTCGCTCGCGCGAACCGATGCCGTCGTCAAGCAGGTGGGCGACATTGCCCGCACGGTGCCAGGCGTCGGCAATGCCGTGCAGTTTGCCGGATTCAGCGGGGCGACATTCACCAATGCCTCGAATGCCGGCGTCGTCTTCGTTCCGTTCAAATCCTTTGCCGAGCGCGAGGAAGGCGGGGAGAACGCCAACAAGATCATCGGCGAGCTTTACGGCAAGCTGCAAGCAATCCAGGAAGCCTTCATCATCGCCATCCCGCCACCGTCCGTACGCGGCGTCGGCAATTCCGGCGGTTTCAAGATGCAGATTTCCGATCTGGAAAATCCCGATATGACGCGCGTGCTCGGCCTCGCCCGCCAGATGATGGGTGCGGCAGCGACGACCGAGGGGCTGACGGGGGTCTTTACGACATTCTCCGATGCAAGCCCGCAATATTTCCTGTCGATCGACCGCGACAAGGCGCGCTTCCTGAACGTGCCGATTCCCAATATCTTCAACGCGCTTTCGATCAATCTCGGTGTCGCCTATGTCAACGACTTCAACGCCTTCGGCCGCGTTTACCAGGTCCGTGCCCAGGCCGACCGGCAATACCGCATGGACAAGGAGGACATCCTTGCCCTGAAGGTCCGCTCGGCCTCCGGCGCCCTGGTGCCGCTGGGAACCCTAATGGATATCCAGGATTCCAGCGGCCCGGCGCTTGTCCAGCGTTACAACATGTACGTCTCGGTGCCGCTTCAGGGCAATCCGACGCCGGGCACATCGACGGGCGATGCAATCAAGAAGATGGAAGCGCTGGCGGCCAAGATCCTGCCGCCTGGAACGACCTTCGAATGGACGGAACTCGCCTATCAGGAAACCCATACCGGCAACACCGCCATCTACATTTTCGCCCTGTCGGTGATCTTCGTCTTCCTGGCGCTGGCGGCGCAATATGAAAGCTGGGTTCTGCCGCTCGCGATCATCCTCATCGTGCCGCTTGCGGTGCTGGCGGCGCTGATCGGGGTTTCGCTGAGGGGAATGGACAACAACGTCCTGACGCAGATCGGCCTGATCGTGCTGATCGGCCTTGCGGCCAAGAACGCCATCCTGATTGTTGAATTCGCGAGACAAGCGGAAGAGGAAGGCAAGTCGCCGGTGGAGGCGGCCATCGAGGCGAGCCACCTTCGTCTGCGCCCGATTCTGATGACGGCATTCGCCTTCATCTTCGGCGTTCTCCCGCTTGCCATCGCTACCGGCCCCGGCGCCGAAATGCGCCAGTCGCTCGGCACCGCCGTCTTCTCGGGCATGCTCGGCGTCACGCTCTTCGGCCTGTTCCTCACGCCGGTCTTCTATGTCGTGCTGCGCGGCT